GAATATCCTCGGGCGCGGTCACGACGAGGACGCAGCTCAACACCACGGCCATGGTCAGGGTGACGCGCGCGAGGCGTTCGAGGCTGGCCCAGCCGAAATAGCGCATCATCACGCGATAGACGCGCTGGTGATAGGCGAGGGCGGACCAGACGAAGATGGAGAGCGCGCTCATCAGGATGAAGGCGCCCGCATTGGTTACAGGTTCGCCGATGCGCAGCAGATAGGCGAGCGCGGTGGCGAGGACGCAGGCGATGAGGTCGGCGACGACCACCATCGAGAGCCGCACTGCGCCGGGCAGGGCGACAAGGTTTAGGAGATAAGCGCGGAAGCGATCGACGGCGTGGTTGGACAGACGCTTTACCATGGTTCTCAGGCCGCCTTTCCGGCCGGGCCGTAGCCGTAGGAGCCATAGCCGTAGCGCTCGCCATAGCCGTAGCCATAGCCGTCGCGCTGTTCGTCGAACTTGGTCAGCAGCGCCCCGATGATGCAGGCGTTGACGGCATGAAGACGGTCAAGCGCTGCCCGGGCGGTGGCCGCCGGGGTGCGGTTGGATTCGACGATGAACAGCGTGCCTTCAGTGCAGCGCGCGATCAGCGGGGCGTCGGCGAGACCGAGGACCGGGGGACCGTCGATCACGACATGGTCGAAATATTCCAGCGCTTCCTCGATCACCGCAGCCACGCCGCCGCCCGAGAGCAGCTGCGCCGGACGGGCGGGCGGGGTGCCGGCGAACATGACCGAGAGATTCTCGATCTCGCTGGCATGGACGAGTTCGGCGAATTGAGCGCGGCCTGCGAGATAGTCGCTCAGGCCGCGGTCGAGCGGCGCATTGATGAGGCTGTGCACCGAGGGCGAGCGCAGGTCGCCATCGACCAGCAGCACTTTTGCCCCGGTCGAGGCGAGGTCGCGCGCCAGCGACAGGGTCGAAGTCGACTTGCCCTCATATTGACGGCTCGACGTGACGAACAGCGAGCGCGGCACCCCGGCTTCGGACGAGAATTTGATCGTCGTCAGCGCCGAATAATAGGACTCCGCAAGCGCGAGGCGCTTGTCGTCGGAAACCTTGCGACCCGGCACCGCGACCAGCTTGGGCGTCTGGCCAACCAAGGGCACGCCCAGTTTTTGCGACAGATCGTCGGGCGTAAGGCGGGCGCGGCGCAGCTGGTCGTACCAGAAAATGACCCCGACACAGATGACCGTGCCGACGAACAGCGACAGGATCATGTTCATGAGCGCATTGGGGCTCGACGGGAATTGCGGCGCCTTGGCCTCGTCGACGATGGTGATGCGATTGGCGCTGGCGGCGCCGGCAACGCCGATTTCCTTGTAGCGCTGCAGGAGGCCATCGTAGAGTTCGCGGTTGGTGTCGATGTCACGCTGGATGATCTTGAGGCCGATTCCGCTCTGCTGCTCGTCGAGCACGGCGGATTTTGCGTTGGCGACCTGCGCACGCAGCGCCTGTTCCGCCGCCAGCGCCTGGCGATAATCATCCTGCAGATCAGCACCGATGGAGGTGCCGACGCGCGCCTGTTCGGTATCGATCTGGCGATCGAATTCGGCGATCTGCTCCCGAAGCGCCTTCACCGCGGGATATTCGGGACCGAAGTCGCTTTCGAGCTTGCTCAGCTCAGCGCGGGTTTCGGCGCGCTGCGAGCGCAGCCTGTTGATGGTTTCGTTGCCAAGCGCCTCGGCAGCGGCACGGCCACCGCGATTGGCGCGGAAGATGGTCTCGGCCTGAACCCGTTCGGCAGTGGCCTGCGTCAGCGCCATATTGAGGCGCGCCAGCGTGGCGGCGTCGATGGTCGTCTCGCTGGCGTCGCCCGAGAGGCCATGCCCCGCGACGAGGCCGTTGCGACGGGCATAATCGGCGGCCTGCTGCTCGCTTTCTTCGAGCTTGGCGCGCACTTCCTCAAGCCGTCCGGCAAGAAATTCGCGCGCCTTGGCGGTCGCCTCGAAGCGCTGCTCGAGGTCCATCTCGATATATTGTTCGGCGATCGCATTGGCGACCCGCGCGGCATCCTCGGGGTGACGCGCGGTGTAGCCGACGGTCACCATCGAGCTGTTGTTGACGGGGCGAACATCGAGGCCACCCATCACGCCCATGATCGCGGCATCACGGCGATCGTCGACGCTGAGTTCGTCGAGCGAGGCGGGATCGGCATCGGGGCCACCGAGGAAACGGGCGTCCTCTTCCAAGGCGAGCTCGTCGACCACCATCTCAGCGAGACGGCGGCTCTTGAGCAGCTCATATTGGGTTTCGAAAAATTCCCAGTCGGTCGTGCGGTCGGCGCCGAGGCCCTCGACCTGCACCGCCTGCGCGGGTGCGCGTTCGATCTGGACGCTGACGCTCGAGCTGTACATGCGGGTCGCGGTCGCCGTCACGAGGAGGCCGATCGCCACGCTCGCGCCCATCACCGCGAGGATGAGATAGCGGTGGCGCCAGGCCAGCATGAAGAGGTCGATGAAGGGCGAGCCGACCTCGCTGCGCTCGTCGAAGCTGATCGGAATGCTCGGCTGGGCCGGGACGGTCCCGCGGCTCGGCTCGATCGTGGTGGGAAGCTGCGTCATGTCGAGAGTACCGCTCTGGTCAGAAGATGGGGATGAAGCGCGAGAGGATCGGCGCCCCGCTCGCTTCGGTCAGGAACCGGCGCACGCCGCTTTCGCCGACGATCACGATGTCGTTGCCGAACACCTGTGGATCCTCGACCCGGCCCGAGCGAATTTCGTTGAGGTCGAACATGGCCGCCATCTTCTGCCCCTCGATGGTGCGGAAAATGATAACCTTGTCGGGATCGGCGATCTTGTTGAGGCCGGCGGCCGTGGCGATGGCGCGCTGCAGCGTCATCGGGCCCGAGATCGGGTAGATGCCGGGCTTGGTGACGGCGCCATCGACGGTCACCGTATGCGCGCGCGCCTCGATCACGTTGACCGAGACCTGGGGGTCGCGAATGTAGCGACCGCGCAGTTCATCGGCGATCAGCGCGGCCAGTTCGACCGGCGTCTTGCCGCCCGCCTGGACCGAACCGATCAGCGGCAGGAGGAAGTTGCCGGCGGCGTCGATCTGGCCCTTGCGCGCCATTTCGGGGGCGTTGAAGACGGCGATCTCGATCTCGTCGGTCGGGCCGAGGCGATATTCGACGATCCCGGCATTCTGCTCGGTGGCATCGGGGAGCGGCAAGGTATCGGCGACGCGCACGACCTGCGAACTGCTGTCGAGACCGGGCGTGGAACTGCAAGCCGCCACCATCGCGGCCAGCGCCGCGACCATCACCTGCTTCAACATCGAAAACCCTCCCAAAAATCCCATTTCCCCGCGCCGGGCCGAGTGGAATCGACCCGAGGTAAGAATGCCTTCTGGCGCGTTAACCTTAAAAAACCTCTAATCTAGAGGCGTTTGTGACGCAGCGACGGATCGATCAACCGCAGGTCGAACCTGCCCCCCGGATTTCGCAAGTCCCAAGCCAGAAGCGGCGCATCGCACCCTTCGGGGACGAAGGTGACAATTTCGAGGCGATTTCCATCAACCGCTACCGTGTCGACATCGAGGCGACGCCCGTCCGGACAGGTGATTCGCGGCGTCACCGAAGCCTCGCCATGCCGATTGTCCAATCGGTAGGACAATGTCAATTGGCCACTGTTTACAGCTAGATAGCGCGATGCGACCGGGCGCCGAATGGCCCCGCGCCCGGACAGGCGAAGGCCATCTTGATCGTCCGCACGCGCCACCCGTACGCCATTTCTGTCGAGCAGCAGCGGGTCGAACGGCGTGCGCTCGACCCGCGAGCTGCTCTCGGCATAAGGGGCGAGCGATAGCGGGCTGCGGTCCGGGTAGAGGGCGCGAAAGAGGGTCAAGGCGGCGGCGCCGTCACCGGCTTGAAGCATTGCGGCCAACGTGGGCGCGGCCAGACGCGGGGCGACCGGACTGCGTCCGGCAAGTGCCGACAGGAGGGCGGCCTGTCCCTCTCGCTCCCAACCCTCGGCCAGGGGCGCGGCAAGCACGGGCTGAAAATTCACGTCATTGTCGAGCGCGCCGATGGCATCGAGTTCATCGAGGAAGGCCGGGCGTCTCGACGCGTCACGGATCGCCGGGGCAAGGATGGGGTCGAGACCGCCGCGGCGGGCGATGGCGCCGATGCGCCGCGCCGCCTCCTCATCGTCGCCGCGTTCGAAGGCCGCAACGAACAGCACGGTCTGTAGTCCGCTATGACGCCAGCCAAGCCGGCTAAGACTGGCCATGTCTGCCCGCATCGCTCGCTCGGGGTCGAGCATGAGAAAAGCCGCCGCTCCCGCGTTCATCGGTGCGGCGTCGAGGGAACGACGCGCCAATTCGACTGCCCGAACCTCATCGCCCGCTTGGGCCACGAGGCGGGCGCGGGCGATGAGCGCTTGCGGATGATCATCGTCGTAGCGAAGGGCAGTGACGGGGCGCTCGGCTTCGGCAGCGGCTTGTGCAGCGAGGGGGGGCAGCGCGGTCCCGCCGATCACCAGCGCGGCAAGCGCGGCGAGGACAAGGCCAGCGACCAAGGCAGGTGCGGCGGCAACGCGCGGGGTCAAGCGCGTCGGCTTGAACGCGAAGACAAAGAACAGGAGCGCCACGACGGCCAGTGAATTGTTGCGCAAGGGATAGTCCACCAAGCCATGCGCCAGCGTCATGCCCAGACCGATGACGAAGAGCGAGGCGCCGACCCACCAGCGCGGGCGGCCGCGCCACAAGGACCAGGTGAAGGTCGCGAGCACGAGCAGGAGCAGGATGATCCCGGGCAAGCCGCCCTCAAGCGCGATATGGAGATATTCGTTGTGCGCATGATTGGCGTAGAGCGGGCCGATGTTCTCGATCTGCTCGACGCTTGCGTAGACGGGGATGAAGGTGCCCAGCCCGCTTCCCCACGGCCAATGAAGTGCGAGGGCCTCGAGCGTGCCCCGCCAGAAGGTCAAGCGCGCGGTTTCATCCTGCGCGTTGCCGCCGAGCGTTTCGCGAACGCCCGGCACCAGCAACAGGACAAGGACGGCCGCGCCGATGAGCGCCGCGGCAACCCCCGACAGCCACGGCCAGCGGCGAACATGCTCGCGCAGGACGAGGAAGGCGGCGATGGCGGTGAAGATCAGGCCAGCGAGCGATCCCCCTGCGAGCGTGCCGATGAAAGCGCTGGCGACAAGCCCGAGCACGATTGCACGGCGGGCGGACTTGCCGAGACCGTGGTCGCCGCGAAAGAAGGCTCCTGCGGCGAGCAGGCCGAGGGCCTGAAAGAGACCGTGATGATTGACATTGGCGAAGAGGCCGCCAGCGCCCAGCGGACGCGCGTCGGTGAAATAAGGCAATTGCCCCGCCCCGGTGGCAAGCTGGTAGCACGCAAGGAGGCTGCTGAGCAGCGCGAGCCCCATCATGGCGATGAGCGTGCGTCGACGCTCGCGTTCTCCAGCCCCTAGAAAGGCTAGCGCGGCGGCGATCGGAAAGAGCGCGGTGAGTAGCGCGCGCCAAGTTGCGGCCGGGTCGAGGGTTAGGGTGGGCTGGGCTCCCACATTCGCCCATGAGCGAAGATCCTCGACCAGCGGCCTGTCGGCGAGGCTTCCGGGTGCCATCAGCTGGAACAGGACCAGCGCCGCGATCGCTCCCGCGAGGGCGACCACCGGCAAGAGGCCCTCGCCGAAGCGACGGCGACCGGTGACATGCAGGGCGATGAGGAGCGGCAGCAGGATCGCCCCGACGCCGGCGAGAAGCGCGTCGCCCAAGGCACCCGACATACTGCCGCCACCGAGCAGGATCGCGATCGTCAGGACCAGCGGCGAGAGATGACGGAACCAATGCATCGCGCTGCTCTAATCGCTTCCTCGGGTTGAGAAAAGCCGCGAAGCGACGGGCAGGGGATTGGCTGGAGGACGATGCTCGCACGGTACTGGCATCGCCGCATTCGGACGATGGCAAGTCATCGATGAAAGGAGAAAAATGGTGGACGCACTAGGGCTCGAACCTAGGACCCGCTGATTAAGAGTCCTTAGCGCATCCAATGATTTCAAGGCCCATTCCGACAAATAGGCTGAAAAGGCAGCAGAAAATCCTCTCAGGAAGAATAGATTGTCGGAATAAATTGGAGAAGCAAACAGTGTCCGCTTTGCGCCCCATATCGGTCATTCGCGCTGATCGACCGGGCGCGCCTATGCAGACGTTCCCGCATCAGCCCGA
The nucleotide sequence above comes from Sphingomicrobium arenosum. Encoded proteins:
- a CDS encoding GumC family protein, with the translated sequence MTQLPTTIEPSRGTVPAQPSIPISFDERSEVGSPFIDLFMLAWRHRYLILAVMGASVAIGLLVTATATRMYSSSVSVQIERAPAQAVQVEGLGADRTTDWEFFETQYELLKSRRLAEMVVDELALEEDARFLGGPDADPASLDELSVDDRRDAAIMGVMGGLDVRPVNNSSMVTVGYTARHPEDAARVANAIAEQYIEMDLEQRFEATAKAREFLAGRLEEVRAKLEESEQQAADYARRNGLVAGHGLSGDASETTIDAATLARLNMALTQATAERVQAETIFRANRGGRAAAEALGNETINRLRSQRAETRAELSKLESDFGPEYPAVKALREQIAEFDRQIDTEQARVGTSIGADLQDDYRQALAAEQALRAQVANAKSAVLDEQQSGIGLKIIQRDIDTNRELYDGLLQRYKEIGVAGAASANRITIVDEAKAPQFPSSPNALMNMILSLFVGTVICVGVIFWYDQLRRARLTPDDLSQKLGVPLVGQTPKLVAVPGRKVSDDKRLALAESYYSALTTIKFSSEAGVPRSLFVTSSRQYEGKSTSTLSLARDLASTGAKVLLVDGDLRSPSVHSLINAPLDRGLSDYLAGRAQFAELVHASEIENLSVMFAGTPPARPAQLLSGGGVAAVIEEALEYFDHVVIDGPPVLGLADAPLIARCTEGTLFIVESNRTPAATARAALDRLHAVNACIIGALLTKFDEQRDGYGYGYGERYGYGSYGYGPAGKAA
- a CDS encoding polysaccharide biosynthesis/export family protein, with the translated sequence MLKQVMVAALAAMVAACSSTPGLDSSSQVVRVADTLPLPDATEQNAGIVEYRLGPTDEIEIAVFNAPEMARKGQIDAAGNFLLPLIGSVQAGGKTPVELAALIADELRGRYIRDPQVSVNVIEARAHTVTVDGAVTKPGIYPISGPMTLQRAIATAAGLNKIADPDKVIIFRTIEGQKMAAMFDLNEIRSGRVEDPQVFGNDIVIVGESGVRRFLTEASGAPILSRFIPIF
- a CDS encoding O-antigen ligase family protein, encoding MHWFRHLSPLVLTIAILLGGGSMSGALGDALLAGVGAILLPLLIALHVTGRRRFGEGLLPVVALAGAIAALVLFQLMAPGSLADRPLVEDLRSWANVGAQPTLTLDPAATWRALLTALFPIAAALAFLGAGERERRRTLIAMMGLALLSSLLACYQLATGAGQLPYFTDARPLGAGGLFANVNHHGLFQALGLLAAGAFFRGDHGLGKSARRAIVLGLVASAFIGTLAGGSLAGLIFTAIAAFLVLREHVRRWPWLSGVAAALIGAAVLVLLLVPGVRETLGGNAQDETARLTFWRGTLEALALHWPWGSGLGTFIPVYASVEQIENIGPLYANHAHNEYLHIALEGGLPGIILLLLVLATFTWSLWRGRPRWWVGASLFVIGLGMTLAHGLVDYPLRNNSLAVVALLFFVFAFKPTRLTPRVAAAPALVAGLVLAALAALVIGGTALPPLAAQAAAEAERPVTALRYDDDHPQALIARARLVAQAGDEVRAVELARRSLDAAPMNAGAAAFLMLDPERAMRADMASLSRLGWRHSGLQTVLFVAAFERGDDEEAARRIGAIARRGGLDPILAPAIRDASRRPAFLDELDAIGALDNDVNFQPVLAAPLAEGWEREGQAALLSALAGRSPVAPRLAAPTLAAMLQAGDGAAALTLFRALYPDRSPLSLAPYAESSSRVERTPFDPLLLDRNGVRVARADDQDGLRLSGRGAIRRPVASRYLAVNSGQLTLSYRLDNRHGEASVTPRITCPDGRRLDVDTVAVDGNRLEIVTFVPEGCDAPLLAWDLRNPGGRFDLRLIDPSLRHKRL